In the Adlercreutzia equolifaciens DSM 19450 genome, one interval contains:
- a CDS encoding AMP-binding protein, with amino-acid sequence MIDIFESTAQLRPEAVFFTAVDRRGNETAYTYRQARLIASQLARRLRDKGVFPGDVVAVDLPNGPMYVFLALAAAYGGFALVALNHRLTDAEKLTRVLELERAGLRVAYTVDAAGEPKLFEAVCNSLLRNERAGRVDDSLGGSVEDAIHFAERAAHVFDSSHRALIMFTSGTTGKPKAAELTWGNLVEASKASSRVLSGRVRGRGLWQAVLPFFHVGGFQVLVRSVCSRWPLRIYERFDAAAVLRDAEVMHATHISVVDKMLQDMLNARPNALSQYECVLLGGGPLNAKTVARALEAEARVYASYGMTETSSQVANMLITPQFTGGMRLLPGYSARIVEPDAEGFGRLALRGPGVFGGYANARAAFTVDGFFLTGDTAALHDGCLYVRERTGDMFISGGENVYPAEIVDALVRVPGVADAYVFGLPDARWGRRPAAVVELTPDAPLISTRALREALSQRLSKLYVPEQISIVDELPRSGIGKIDRAACEALFSENIDIRRVVLHHGRLPFSKPFKTPKETLTYRDTVIVEVIDRKGRVGLGECTAFDTDWYLPETLGGDLRVLRETLAPRVIAGTYLHPREVAADLFSLEGAEAFPMAVSALEMACWDLYGKVTEKPLWKLLGEEFDRMTRVATAFEGEDVAVGSACPGDRRGATRKVYSGAVVGLGTPAQTVAEVRECVDAGYQRIKLKVAPGRGLPAVRAVRRAFPHLLITLDANQSFGLHNLAELRSYDELDIGWIEEPLNLAAAGGERALRDPFTRLASFQHTLAMPICVDESFVNAEEAAGLFEHPELRCAMVKIGKFGGIERSLAFVHRALAEGREVCMSGMYDTGVSRFAHAAFQTLPGVVIPGDLGATARYFDADLTVPAYTAPDGIITLNAPGHETGIGCSLNAAAVAAVRQHRYVIE; translated from the coding sequence ATGATCGATATTTTCGAAAGCACCGCGCAGCTGCGTCCGGAAGCCGTGTTCTTCACGGCGGTCGATCGGCGCGGTAACGAGACGGCCTACACCTATCGCCAGGCGAGGCTCATCGCCTCTCAGCTTGCGCGGCGGCTGCGGGATAAGGGCGTCTTCCCAGGCGATGTGGTGGCGGTGGATTTGCCCAACGGCCCCATGTACGTGTTCCTTGCCTTGGCGGCGGCCTACGGGGGATTCGCCCTGGTGGCGCTGAATCATCGGCTGACCGATGCCGAGAAGCTCACGCGCGTGCTGGAACTGGAGCGGGCGGGATTGCGCGTGGCCTACACGGTAGATGCGGCCGGCGAGCCCAAGCTCTTCGAAGCGGTGTGCAACTCGCTTCTTCGCAACGAGCGGGCGGGACGGGTGGACGACTCCCTCGGCGGCTCAGTCGAGGACGCCATCCACTTCGCCGAACGAGCCGCCCATGTCTTCGATTCCAGCCATCGGGCCCTCATTATGTTCACCTCCGGCACGACGGGCAAGCCCAAGGCCGCCGAGCTCACCTGGGGCAACCTCGTGGAGGCGTCGAAGGCGTCGAGCCGGGTGCTTTCCGGGCGCGTTCGCGGGCGCGGTCTGTGGCAGGCGGTGCTGCCGTTTTTCCATGTGGGCGGCTTCCAAGTGCTCGTGCGCAGCGTCTGTAGTCGCTGGCCCTTGCGCATCTACGAGCGCTTCGACGCGGCGGCGGTGCTGCGCGATGCCGAGGTGATGCACGCCACCCACATCTCGGTGGTGGACAAGATGCTGCAGGATATGCTGAATGCGCGGCCAAACGCGCTTTCCCAGTACGAGTGCGTGCTGCTCGGAGGCGGCCCGCTGAACGCGAAGACTGTGGCCCGGGCCCTGGAGGCCGAGGCGCGCGTGTATGCCAGCTATGGCATGACCGAGACGTCGAGCCAAGTGGCGAACATGCTGATCACACCCCAGTTCACGGGAGGTATGCGGCTTCTGCCGGGTTATTCGGCCCGCATTGTGGAGCCGGATGCGGAGGGTTTCGGGCGCCTCGCCCTGCGCGGCCCAGGGGTGTTCGGCGGCTACGCCAACGCCCGGGCGGCCTTCACCGTGGACGGCTTCTTCCTCACGGGCGATACGGCGGCGCTTCACGATGGCTGCCTTTACGTGCGCGAGCGCACGGGCGACATGTTCATCTCCGGCGGCGAGAACGTGTACCCGGCGGAAATCGTCGACGCTCTCGTGCGCGTTCCCGGCGTGGCCGACGCCTATGTGTTCGGACTGCCCGACGCGCGCTGGGGACGGCGGCCCGCAGCGGTAGTGGAGCTGACGCCGGATGCGCCGCTCATCAGCACGCGCGCGCTGCGGGAGGCGCTTTCCCAGCGGCTGTCGAAGCTTTACGTTCCCGAGCAAATATCCATTGTGGACGAGCTGCCGCGGTCGGGCATCGGTAAGATCGACCGCGCCGCTTGCGAGGCGCTGTTCAGCGAGAACATCGACATTCGGCGCGTGGTGCTTCACCACGGGCGCCTGCCGTTTTCCAAGCCTTTCAAAACGCCGAAGGAGACGCTGACCTACCGCGATACGGTCATTGTCGAGGTGATCGACCGCAAGGGCCGCGTAGGATTAGGGGAGTGCACGGCCTTCGACACCGATTGGTATCTGCCCGAGACCCTCGGTGGCGATCTGCGTGTGCTGCGCGAGACGCTGGCGCCCCGGGTCATCGCCGGCACCTATCTGCATCCGCGCGAAGTGGCGGCCGACCTGTTCTCGCTGGAAGGCGCGGAGGCGTTTCCCATGGCGGTGAGCGCTCTGGAGATGGCTTGCTGGGACCTGTATGGCAAGGTCACGGAAAAGCCCCTCTGGAAACTGCTCGGCGAGGAGTTCGACCGCATGACCCGCGTCGCGACAGCTTTCGAGGGGGAGGATGTCGCGGTGGGCTCGGCGTGTCCCGGCGACCGGCGCGGGGCGACGCGCAAGGTGTACAGCGGCGCGGTGGTGGGCCTGGGCACGCCCGCCCAAACGGTGGCCGAAGTGCGCGAGTGCGTGGACGCGGGCTACCAGCGCATTAAGTTGAAGGTGGCTCCCGGTCGGGGGCTTCCGGCGGTACGCGCGGTGCGTCGGGCGTTCCCGCATCTGCTTATCACCCTGGACGCGAACCAGAGCTTCGGCCTGCACAACCTGGCCGAGCTGCGCTCCTACGACGAGCTGGATATCGGCTGGATCGAAGAGCCACTGAACCTGGCCGCCGCCGGGGGCGAGCGGGCTTTGCGAGACCCTTTCACCCGACTCGCGTCGTTCCAGCATACGCTGGCCATGCCCATCTGCGTGGACGAATCCTTCGTGAACGCCGAAGAGGCCGCCGGCTTGTTCGAGCATCCCGAGTTGCGCTGCGCCATGGTGAAGATCGGGAAGTTTGGCGGCATCGAGCGGTCGCTCGCCTTCGTGCACCGAGCGCTGGCCGAGGGCCGCGAGGTTTGCATGAGCGGCATGTACGATACCGGCGTGTCGCGCTTTGCCCACGCGGCCTTCCAAACGCTGCCCGGAGTGGTCATTCCCGGCGATCTGGGCGCTACGGCGCGCTACTTCGACGCCGACCTCACGGTGCCTGCCTATACCGCCCCCGACGGCATCATCACGCTGAACGCCCCGGGCCACGAGACGGGCATCGGCTGCTCGCTGAATGCCGCAGCTGTGGCCGCCGTTCGGCAGCATCGCTATGTCATCGAGTAG
- the menB gene encoding 1,4-dihydroxy-2-naphthoyl-CoA synthase, whose translation MGKYDWRVGKEYREIRYELCDGVAKISINRPERRNAFTPLTVMEMYDAFSEARDDASVGVILLTGVNHGGRHEDEAFCSGGDQKKRGNGGYVGEDNIPRLNVLDLQRLIRVVPKPVIAMVNGYAIGGGHVLSILCDLTIAADTAKFGQTGPKVGSFDAGYGAGYLAAIVGQKKAREIWYLCRQYTADEALEMGLVNKVVPFDDLEDECMAWAAEMMQFSPTALRFMKASFNAATDGLAGLQQLAGDATLLYYTTDEAKEGRDAFKEKRAPDFTQFPKFP comes from the coding sequence ATGGGTAAATATGATTGGAGAGTGGGTAAAGAGTACCGCGAGATTCGCTATGAGTTGTGCGATGGGGTGGCGAAGATCTCCATCAATCGGCCCGAGCGGCGCAACGCGTTCACCCCGCTGACGGTGATGGAGATGTACGACGCTTTCTCCGAGGCGCGCGACGATGCGTCCGTAGGTGTCATTCTGCTGACCGGTGTGAACCACGGCGGCCGCCACGAGGACGAGGCGTTCTGCTCCGGCGGCGACCAGAAGAAGCGCGGCAACGGGGGGTACGTGGGCGAGGACAACATCCCGCGCCTGAACGTGCTCGATTTGCAGCGGCTCATCCGCGTCGTGCCTAAGCCCGTCATCGCTATGGTGAACGGCTACGCCATCGGCGGAGGGCATGTGCTCTCTATTCTGTGCGACCTCACCATTGCGGCCGACACGGCGAAGTTTGGCCAGACCGGGCCTAAGGTGGGCTCTTTCGACGCCGGCTATGGCGCGGGGTATCTGGCTGCCATCGTGGGCCAGAAGAAGGCCCGTGAGATCTGGTACCTCTGCCGCCAGTACACGGCCGACGAGGCGTTGGAAATGGGCCTCGTGAACAAGGTCGTGCCCTTCGACGATTTGGAAGACGAGTGCATGGCCTGGGCCGCCGAGATGATGCAGTTTTCCCCCACGGCCCTGCGCTTCATGAAGGCGTCGTTCAACGCCGCCACCGACGGGCTTGCGGGCCTGCAGCAGCTGGCCGGCGACGCCACGCTTCTGTACTACACCACCGACGAGGCCAAGGAGGGCCGCGACGCCTTCAAGGAGAAGCGCGCTCCCGACTTCACCCAGTTCCCGAAATTTCCGTAG
- a CDS encoding type IV pilus twitching motility protein PilT → MELKALLQEMIDKKASDVFIVAGLPLTYTADGRQVRMDMAPLMPADTKELVDAIYELSGRDEQIFMDGHNHDDDFSFAVPGMGRFRVNVFRQRGSLGAVIRVIPFTLPNPADYHIPDDVMACADFQKGLVLVTGPAGAGKSTTLACIIDKLNKARAGHIITMEDPIEYVHRHEGCIVTQREIPSDVATYAEALRSAMREAPDVILLGEMRDQETIGTAMTAAEMAQLLFSTLHTTGASSTVDRIIDAFPANQQRQIRMQLSLVLQAVVSQQLVPTVDGGIVPVFEIMTATPAIRNLIREEKTHQIDSVIASSAGAGMRTMDQSLHRLVKEGTISKEVALQHAIHQEALKKRFETEGM, encoded by the coding sequence ATGGAACTGAAGGCACTGCTGCAGGAAATGATCGACAAGAAGGCCTCGGATGTCTTCATCGTCGCGGGCCTGCCGCTGACCTACACCGCCGACGGCCGTCAGGTGCGCATGGACATGGCGCCGCTCATGCCCGCCGATACTAAGGAGCTGGTGGACGCCATCTACGAGCTGTCCGGCCGCGACGAGCAGATCTTCATGGACGGCCACAACCATGACGACGACTTCTCCTTCGCCGTGCCGGGCATGGGGCGCTTCCGCGTGAATGTGTTCCGCCAGCGCGGGTCTTTGGGCGCCGTCATCCGCGTGATCCCCTTCACGCTGCCCAACCCCGCCGACTACCACATCCCCGACGACGTCATGGCCTGCGCCGACTTCCAGAAGGGCCTCGTGCTGGTCACCGGTCCTGCAGGCGCCGGCAAGTCCACGACGCTTGCCTGCATCATCGACAAGCTGAACAAGGCGCGCGCGGGGCACATCATCACCATGGAAGACCCCATCGAGTACGTGCATCGCCACGAGGGCTGCATCGTCACCCAGCGCGAGATTCCCTCCGATGTCGCCACCTACGCCGAGGCGCTGCGTAGCGCGATGCGCGAGGCGCCGGACGTCATCTTGCTCGGCGAGATGCGCGACCAGGAGACCATCGGCACGGCCATGACCGCCGCCGAGATGGCCCAGCTTCTGTTCTCCACGCTGCACACCACCGGGGCCTCTTCCACGGTGGATCGCATCATCGACGCCTTCCCGGCCAACCAGCAGCGCCAGATTCGCATGCAGCTGTCGCTCGTGCTGCAGGCCGTGGTGAGCCAGCAGCTCGTGCCCACAGTGGATGGCGGTATCGTGCCGGTCTTCGAGATCATGACCGCCACGCCGGCTATCCGCAACCTCATTCGCGAGGAGAAGACCCACCAGATCGACTCGGTCATCGCTTCGTCGGCCGGTGCCGGCATGCGCACCATGGACCAAAGCCTGCATCGCCTGGTGAAGGAGGGCACGATCTCCAAGGAAGTGGCCCTGCAGCACGCCATCCACCAGGAAGCCCTGAAGAAGCGCTTCGAAACAGAAGGGATGTAG
- a CDS encoding DUF4860 domain-containing protein yields MTEKLKGATRLASSSKTYGAGGVRRQRERDFGRVFTGLLFALFVATLLMAILAGTDVYRGLNREGDAADNQRLSLTLLANDVRANDQIDAVACAWVTEEGVDMVVAQGREELGLPEAAGASDTRCLLDGPALVLRETLPSGVYETRLYRYDGVIMEEYALADAPYDPSKATAIVRSSVFDFSYGGGLLTIVTDAGQTSVALRAAGGDA; encoded by the coding sequence ATGACCGAGAAGCTGAAAGGGGCGACCCGTCTCGCCTCGTCGAGCAAGACCTACGGGGCCGGCGGCGTGCGTCGTCAGCGCGAGCGCGATTTCGGTCGCGTGTTCACAGGGCTTCTGTTCGCGCTGTTCGTGGCGACGCTGCTGATGGCCATCCTTGCCGGCACCGACGTGTACCGCGGGCTGAACCGCGAGGGAGACGCGGCCGACAACCAGCGGCTCTCGCTCACGCTGCTCGCCAACGATGTGCGGGCCAACGACCAGATTGATGCGGTGGCCTGTGCTTGGGTGACCGAAGAGGGAGTCGACATGGTCGTCGCCCAAGGCCGCGAGGAGCTGGGGCTGCCCGAAGCAGCCGGCGCCAGCGACACGCGTTGCCTTTTGGACGGCCCGGCCCTGGTGCTGCGCGAGACGCTGCCCTCCGGGGTGTACGAGACGCGCCTGTACCGCTACGACGGCGTCATCATGGAGGAGTACGCCCTGGCCGATGCCCCCTACGACCCGTCGAAGGCCACGGCCATCGTGCGGTCGTCCGTCTTCGACTTCTCCTACGGGGGAGGATTGCTGACCATCGTCACCGATGCCGGACAGACGTCGGTGGCTCTGCGCGCGGCGGGAGGTGATGCGTGA
- a CDS encoding type II secretion system F family protein — translation MAKPKLDSAGISLFCESVAMMLAAGIQTDEAVGMLSEDIGDVALQATCESVYGRLCAGDTLAVAMKASGAFPRYAVDMVGVGEASGRLEEVLRSLGVYYDEEDRLFAKIRSSVGYPAALLCIMSIILAFTVIIILPVFEDVYVSMAGSLTDGSSGAVGVSVAIGWVALGITLICAIVAVGAAIACRSEAGRIAVMHLMEKFPATRPAMEQLAVSRFASALAAYTASGINTDEAMRRAIEVVEHEGLKAKATAAYGLMIDAESPRSLAQAISEAEVFEQIHARLLTIGTRSGSLDAALDRLSANFFDDAILQIDAAIDNIEPALAAFLTIAVGATLISVMLPLIGIMGSIG, via the coding sequence ATGGCCAAACCAAAACTCGATAGCGCAGGCATCAGCCTCTTCTGCGAGAGCGTTGCCATGATGCTGGCGGCGGGCATCCAGACTGACGAGGCCGTGGGAATGCTCTCCGAGGACATTGGGGATGTGGCTCTGCAGGCGACCTGCGAGAGCGTTTACGGGCGCCTGTGCGCCGGGGATACGCTGGCGGTCGCCATGAAGGCGTCCGGCGCCTTCCCCCGCTACGCCGTGGACATGGTGGGCGTGGGCGAGGCCTCGGGCCGCTTGGAGGAAGTGCTGCGCTCCCTCGGCGTCTACTACGACGAGGAGGACCGCCTCTTCGCGAAGATCCGCTCGTCGGTGGGCTATCCGGCGGCGCTGCTGTGCATCATGAGCATCATCTTGGCCTTCACGGTTATCATCATTCTGCCGGTGTTCGAGGACGTGTACGTTTCCATGGCCGGCTCGCTCACCGACGGCTCCTCGGGGGCCGTGGGCGTGTCGGTGGCTATCGGCTGGGTGGCCCTTGGCATCACGCTCATCTGCGCCATCGTGGCCGTGGGCGCTGCCATCGCCTGCCGCTCGGAAGCGGGGCGCATCGCGGTGATGCACCTCATGGAGAAGTTCCCGGCCACCCGTCCCGCCATGGAGCAGCTGGCCGTGTCCCGGTTCGCCTCGGCGCTGGCCGCCTACACCGCCTCGGGCATCAACACCGACGAGGCCATGCGGCGCGCCATCGAGGTGGTGGAGCACGAGGGACTTAAGGCGAAGGCCACGGCCGCCTACGGGCTCATGATTGATGCGGAAAGCCCGCGCTCGCTCGCCCAGGCCATCAGCGAGGCCGAGGTGTTCGAGCAAATTCACGCGCGCCTGCTCACCATCGGCACGCGCTCCGGCTCGCTGGACGCGGCGCTCGACCGCCTGTCGGCAAACTTCTTCGACGACGCCATTCTGCAGATTGACGCGGCCATCGACAACATCGAGCCGGCTTTGGCCGCCTTCCTCACCATTGCCGTGGGGGCCACGCTCATCTCGGTCATGCTGCCGCTGATCGGCATCATGGGTTCGATCGGCTAG
- a CDS encoding transglutaminase-like domain-containing protein, with protein MARRLTYRRVATVVAVALMLACASLLVACGGSSGGSGGSGGSGIPGGSGDSNGGESTTSGPAYSVPGSVALVAFNEGAAQTGNECAIDTSQLAQGVVGASARSDARLKFQVVKGEMSYNYDLPGDGTPIIAPINMGDGPYTFRVMQNTSGNNYVELFSVIENVNLSSETAPFLVPNMFVNYNESSAVVAKARELAQGAANQGDVVRNIYQWVVDNITYDHDKAAQLASATGYVPDPDATLASGTGICFDYASLGAAMLRSLGIPCQVITGYVSPDDVYHAWNMVYIDGEWISVEISIKPNSWTRVDLTFAASGAASTIGDGTSYTDRYTY; from the coding sequence TTGGCGCGCAGACTGACATACCGCCGCGTGGCGACCGTCGTTGCCGTGGCCCTGATGCTGGCGTGCGCGTCCCTGCTGGTGGCCTGCGGCGGCTCGTCGGGTGGCTCGGGAGGCTCGGGCGGATCCGGCATTCCCGGAGGCTCGGGCGACTCGAACGGCGGCGAGAGCACCACTTCGGGCCCGGCCTACTCCGTGCCCGGTTCGGTGGCCCTGGTCGCCTTCAACGAGGGCGCCGCCCAGACCGGCAACGAGTGCGCCATCGACACCTCGCAGCTGGCCCAGGGCGTCGTGGGCGCTTCCGCGAGAAGCGATGCGCGCCTGAAGTTCCAGGTAGTCAAGGGCGAGATGAGCTACAACTACGATTTGCCCGGCGACGGGACGCCCATCATTGCGCCCATCAACATGGGGGACGGCCCCTACACCTTCCGCGTTATGCAGAACACCTCGGGCAACAACTACGTGGAGCTGTTCAGCGTCATCGAGAACGTGAACCTTTCCAGCGAGACGGCGCCCTTCCTCGTACCGAACATGTTCGTGAATTACAACGAGTCCTCTGCCGTGGTGGCGAAGGCGCGCGAGCTAGCCCAGGGCGCTGCCAATCAGGGCGATGTCGTGCGCAACATCTACCAGTGGGTGGTGGACAACATCACCTACGACCACGACAAGGCCGCCCAGTTGGCCTCGGCCACAGGATACGTGCCCGACCCGGACGCAACGCTGGCCTCGGGGACGGGTATCTGCTTCGACTACGCGTCGCTGGGGGCGGCCATGCTGCGCAGCCTTGGCATTCCCTGCCAAGTGATTACCGGCTACGTTTCTCCTGATGATGTGTACCATGCTTGGAACATGGTATATATTGACGGAGAATGGATAAGCGTCGAGATCAGCATTAAGCCGAACAGCTGGACGCGCGTAGATTTGACTTTTGCCGCCAGTGGCGCCGCGAGCACCATCGGCGACGGCACGAGCTATACCGATCGTTACACCTACTAG
- a CDS encoding response regulator, whose amino-acid sequence MTETDNKTRYGRIAVILIALAIVIAAFVSFIAMNNERIYEQNTKYLQGSTEQSARRISEWMTDSQTEIKLLSSMYESTLASVDEISAAGIEQLANYTKFDYTTISLSDGLTIDDKGQEADASDREYFARGMEGESGVCAVENSLFYNDLSVIFYTPLYFKDEVVGVICGAYREDSMEKFLRTYIFNEQTNTYLLDRNGDVMAHSSITYTSGVKNAVDLYLEDESSGNISRTELEASLESGVSVTFNYKGDSGAGTAYVMPIENYDWLIMRTFPSSITDGMQSRANAAGLMLVALVGGALALVAGFLLVQTMRQRRKLLSESAHVTSIVNSSLALFQRFAVIDLVANTYEYLKDEGIKDDLPRNGEYHMFRYYWQTRFCDDEEAERMKTELTPEHIREHLTPDTTYLHFEYRLKDPDTGEVRWLQASMLPLQRDASDQVTSVLLSVQDVTDVKEREIANHNALEDAFREAERASRAKTDFLNSMSHDIRTPMNSIMGLTAIASMYLDDPERVKDCLTKITTSSRHLLGLINEVLDMAKIESGNLGLSEEDFDLPETVESLMSIMTPQINDKKLNLKVEIADIQHEHVVGDPMRLQQVFVNIMGNSVKFTPEGGTVSLRIKELPSRVKGSGCYEFTFSDTGCGMSEDFVKTVFEPFTRANDSRVTKVEGTGLGMSIVRSVVNLMNGTIDVKSKLGEGTTFTVTVYMKLRDGDDQDLTPLEGLRVLVADDEEAAAESACEVLKSIGMEPDYVLSGEDAVEAVRHSVEDERSYVAVILDWKMPGKSGIEAAREIREIVSDDMPIIILSAYDWTAVEQEARSVGVDAFIAKPLFKSRLVHVMKGLLTSEEESEPTSEYEVLKQSDFSGHRVLLTEDNSIAAAIALDIMGMTGLEVDHAENGRIAVEKLLDAEPGYYDLVFMDIQMPVMNGYESASAIRAAAEGKGLDDTTITPRPDLGEIPIVALTADAFADDVARARAAGMNAHMSKPMEIELLVKTLKEWL is encoded by the coding sequence ATGACTGAAACAGACAACAAAACGAGGTACGGCCGCATTGCCGTGATTCTTATCGCGCTGGCCATAGTCATCGCCGCGTTCGTTTCGTTTATCGCGATGAACAACGAGCGCATCTACGAGCAGAACACCAAGTACCTTCAGGGCTCCACCGAGCAGTCGGCGCGGCGCATCAGCGAGTGGATGACCGACTCTCAGACTGAGATCAAGCTCCTGTCCTCCATGTACGAGAGCACGCTTGCGAGCGTGGACGAGATTAGCGCTGCCGGTATCGAGCAGTTGGCGAACTACACGAAGTTCGATTACACGACGATTTCTCTCAGCGATGGCCTCACCATCGATGACAAGGGCCAGGAGGCCGACGCGAGCGATCGCGAATACTTCGCGCGGGGCATGGAAGGCGAGTCGGGCGTCTGCGCGGTCGAGAATTCGCTGTTCTACAACGACCTCTCCGTCATTTTCTACACGCCGCTTTACTTTAAGGACGAAGTGGTTGGCGTCATTTGCGGCGCGTATCGGGAAGATTCCATGGAGAAGTTCCTGCGCACCTATATTTTCAACGAGCAGACCAACACCTACTTGCTCGATCGCAACGGCGACGTGATGGCCCACTCGTCCATCACCTATACCAGCGGGGTGAAAAACGCCGTCGATCTGTATCTCGAGGACGAATCCTCGGGCAATATCTCGCGCACCGAGCTGGAGGCGTCTTTGGAAAGCGGCGTGTCCGTCACCTTCAACTACAAGGGGGATTCGGGCGCGGGTACCGCGTACGTCATGCCTATCGAGAACTACGACTGGCTCATCATGCGCACCTTCCCCAGCTCTATCACCGACGGCATGCAGAGCAGGGCGAATGCGGCCGGTCTCATGCTGGTGGCCCTCGTTGGTGGCGCGTTGGCCCTGGTGGCGGGCTTTTTGCTCGTGCAGACTATGCGTCAGCGCCGTAAGCTCTTAAGCGAGAGCGCCCATGTGACGAGCATCGTGAACTCTTCGCTGGCGCTCTTCCAGCGCTTCGCGGTGATCGATCTGGTTGCTAACACCTACGAGTATCTGAAGGACGAGGGCATTAAGGACGACCTGCCGCGCAACGGCGAGTACCATATGTTCCGCTACTACTGGCAGACGCGCTTCTGCGACGACGAGGAAGCCGAGCGCATGAAGACCGAGCTCACGCCGGAGCACATTCGCGAGCATTTGACGCCGGACACGACGTATCTGCACTTCGAGTATCGCCTGAAGGATCCCGACACGGGCGAGGTTCGCTGGTTGCAGGCCTCCATGCTGCCGCTGCAGCGCGACGCCTCCGACCAGGTGACGAGCGTGCTGCTTTCGGTGCAGGATGTCACCGACGTGAAAGAGCGCGAGATTGCGAACCACAACGCGCTGGAAGACGCGTTCCGCGAGGCCGAGCGCGCCAGCCGTGCCAAGACCGACTTCCTCAATTCCATGAGCCACGACATTCGCACGCCCATGAACTCCATCATGGGATTGACCGCCATCGCCTCGATGTATCTGGACGACCCGGAGCGCGTGAAGGACTGCCTCACGAAGATCACCACCTCGAGCCGTCACTTGCTCGGGCTCATCAACGAGGTGCTTGACATGGCGAAGATCGAGAGCGGGAACTTGGGGCTGTCGGAGGAGGACTTCGATCTGCCGGAGACGGTGGAAAGCCTCATGTCCATCATGACCCCCCAGATCAACGACAAGAAGCTGAACCTGAAGGTGGAGATCGCCGACATCCAGCACGAGCATGTGGTGGGCGATCCGATGCGCCTGCAGCAGGTGTTCGTGAACATCATGGGCAACTCGGTGAAGTTCACGCCCGAAGGCGGTACCGTGAGCCTGCGCATCAAGGAGCTGCCGAGCCGCGTGAAGGGCTCGGGCTGCTACGAGTTCACGTTCTCCGACACGGGCTGCGGCATGTCCGAGGACTTCGTGAAGACGGTGTTCGAGCCGTTTACGCGCGCCAACGATTCGCGCGTCACGAAGGTGGAGGGCACCGGCCTTGGCATGTCCATCGTGCGCTCGGTGGTGAACCTGATGAACGGCACTATCGACGTGAAGAGCAAGCTCGGCGAGGGCACCACCTTCACGGTGACGGTGTACATGAAGCTGCGCGACGGCGACGACCAGGATCTGACGCCTTTGGAGGGCCTGCGGGTGCTGGTGGCCGACGACGAGGAGGCTGCCGCCGAAAGCGCTTGCGAGGTGCTGAAGTCCATCGGCATGGAGCCCGACTACGTGCTGTCGGGCGAAGACGCCGTTGAGGCGGTGCGCCATTCGGTCGAGGATGAGCGCAGCTACGTAGCCGTTATTCTTGACTGGAAGATGCCGGGCAAAAGCGGCATCGAGGCGGCCCGCGAGATTCGCGAGATTGTCTCCGACGACATGCCCATCATCATCCTGTCGGCCTACGACTGGACGGCCGTCGAGCAGGAGGCCCGTTCGGTGGGTGTGGACGCCTTCATTGCCAAGCCGCTGTTCAAGAGCCGTCTCGTGCATGTGATGAAGGGCCTGCTCACGTCCGAAGAGGAGAGCGAGCCGACCAGCGAGTACGAGGTGCTCAAGCAGAGCGACTTCAGCGGGCATCGCGTGCTTTTGACCGAGGACAATTCCATTGCCGCCGCCATTGCCCTGGACATCATGGGCATGACGGGCTTGGAAGTGGATCATGCCGAGAACGGCCGCATCGCGGTGGAGAAGCTGCTCGATGCGGAGCCGGGCTACTACGACTTGGTGTTCATGGACATTCAGATGCCCGTGATGAACGGCTACGAGTCGGCAAGCGCTATTCGCGCCGCCGCCGAGGGCAAGGGCCTCGACGATACGACGATTACGCCGCGTCCCGATCTGGGCGAGATTCCCATCGTGGCGCTGACGGCCGATGCCTTCGCCGATGATGTGGCCCGAGCTCGTGCCGCCGGCATGAACGCCCATATGTCCAAGCCTATGGAAATCGAGCTTCTGGTGAAGACCCTGAAGGAGTGGCTGTAG
- a CDS encoding Hpt domain-containing protein has protein sequence MSLEIAYAAMGGDLETVRGRLLTDERIEKFAKIFLQDTSMQTLESALEAGDLPEAYRGAHTLKGVSRDLGFTPLFEAAAALSDALRLDDAGVPANMEAVPELMPAVRDAYATVVDAIAII, from the coding sequence ATGTCGTTGGAGATTGCTTACGCTGCCATGGGCGGCGATTTGGAAACCGTGCGCGGACGCTTGCTTACCGACGAGCGCATCGAGAAGTTCGCGAAGATCTTTTTGCAGGACACATCGATGCAGACGTTGGAAAGCGCTCTTGAGGCGGGCGACCTTCCCGAGGCCTATCGCGGAGCCCATACGCTGAAGGGCGTGAGCCGCGACTTGGGCTTCACGCCCCTGTTCGAGGCCGCCGCCGCGCTGTCCGACGCGCTGCGTTTGGATGACGCCGGCGTGCCGGCCAACATGGAAGCGGTCCCCGAGCTTATGCCGGCCGTGCGCGACGCTTACGCCACGGTCGTCGACGCCATCGCTATCATTTAA